A window of Mucilaginibacter paludis DSM 18603 contains these coding sequences:
- a CDS encoding glycosyltransferase — translation MTKAKYKVSVVTVTYGERWEFLSQVIKRLLSFDLIYRIVIVDNGSSYDLKSKITELADERLILVGEGYNTGSAVGYKIGIAHAYQHTDTDFIWLLDDDNLPDEKSLDVLLESWNELNGDQHKTALYCLRPDRNTDLRIAQGDSPGNYFLIPDSILGFSIFRLGYFQLRKLKDKFGKPKEFKKLATMPFVPYGGFFFPKAMVAIIGYPDEKYFLYIDDADYTYRVTQSGGKIWLIPGARIADIETSQGTDYKYSNFSSIILDLWNFRMFYRVRNMVYFNSKTSVKSPFLFKLNKSIFLNKLRLISIISSKQKEYKKLVVAVNDGLNGKLGKATEDKF, via the coding sequence ATGACAAAAGCAAAATACAAAGTTAGTGTTGTTACTGTTACTTATGGTGAGCGTTGGGAGTTTTTAAGCCAGGTGATTAAAAGGTTATTAAGTTTTGATTTGATATACCGGATTGTAATTGTTGATAACGGCTCGTCATATGATTTAAAATCCAAGATAACCGAGTTAGCCGATGAACGTTTAATTTTAGTTGGCGAGGGCTATAATACAGGCTCAGCTGTAGGTTATAAAATAGGTATAGCCCATGCCTATCAGCATACCGATACCGACTTTATATGGCTGTTGGACGATGATAACCTACCTGATGAAAAGAGCCTTGATGTTTTACTGGAAAGCTGGAACGAGTTAAACGGAGATCAGCATAAAACAGCACTGTATTGCTTAAGGCCAGACAGAAATACGGATTTGAGGATTGCACAGGGCGACTCGCCTGGCAACTATTTTCTCATTCCGGACAGTATCCTGGGATTTTCAATTTTTCGTTTAGGCTACTTTCAACTACGGAAACTTAAAGATAAATTCGGCAAGCCTAAAGAATTCAAAAAATTGGCCACAATGCCCTTTGTTCCTTATGGGGGTTTTTTTTTTCCTAAAGCCATGGTTGCTATTATCGGCTATCCGGATGAGAAATATTTTTTATATATAGACGATGCTGATTATACTTACCGTGTTACGCAATCGGGCGGTAAAATTTGGCTGATACCGGGGGCAAGGATTGCCGACATTGAAACCTCACAAGGCACAGACTACAAGTACAGCAATTTCTCTTCAATTATTTTAGACCTTTGGAATTTCAGGATGTTTTACCGCGTACGAAACATGGTCTATTTTAATTCAAAAACTTCCGTAAAGAGCCCTTTTCTGTTTAAATTAAACAAATCCATATTTCTTAACAAGTTACGGTTAATCAGTATCATCAGTTCTAAACAAAAAGAATACAAGAAATTGGTAGTTGCTGTAAACGATGGATTGAACGGGAAGCTCGGAAAAGCAACTGAAGATAAATTTTAA
- a CDS encoding glycerol-3-phosphate dehydrogenase/oxidase produces MTTIERNKIVTALVDPDKVWDIIVIGGGATGLGTAVDAASRGYQTLLLEQADFAKGTSSRSTKLVHGGVRYLAQGDIALVREALYERGLLLKNAAHLVKNESFIIPNYEWWGGAFYTIGLTMYDLLAGKLGFGRAKHISKKQVISKLATIQQKSLYGGVVYHDGQFDDARLAINLAQTALEQGATVLNYFKVSKLLKSVKDKITGVTATDIETGVSYAIKGKTVINATGVFVDDILNMDKPERKPMVKPSQGVHIVLDRSFMPGEDALMIPKTDDGRVLFAVPWHDKLVVGTTDTPIDEHSLEPKALPEEIDFIMRTAAKYLTKAPTRKDVLSVFAGLRPLAAPESGSSKTKEISRSHKLIVSDSGLVTITGGKWTTYRRMGEDTVDKAIAVGGLSPRATKTKTLQIHGSKTDVDRNNHLYVYGSDEAALLALANENPEWKQKLHPRMPYIKAEVIWGVRYEMARNVEDILARRVRALFLDARAAIDMAPLIADLMAPELNKDDTWKKEQVNSFIKMAQTYLLEPYQPTT; encoded by the coding sequence ATGACAACAATCGAAAGAAATAAAATAGTAACTGCATTAGTCGACCCGGATAAAGTGTGGGATATCATTGTGATAGGCGGTGGCGCTACCGGACTGGGTACCGCCGTTGATGCGGCCTCACGCGGATATCAAACCCTGTTGCTTGAACAGGCCGATTTTGCAAAGGGTACCTCAAGCCGCAGTACCAAGCTGGTGCATGGCGGTGTACGTTACCTGGCGCAGGGCGATATTGCATTGGTTAGGGAAGCTTTATACGAGAGAGGCCTGCTTCTGAAAAACGCGGCCCATTTGGTAAAAAACGAATCGTTTATTATCCCTAATTACGAGTGGTGGGGTGGAGCGTTCTATACCATAGGCTTAACCATGTACGATTTGCTGGCCGGCAAATTAGGTTTTGGCCGCGCCAAACATATCTCAAAAAAACAGGTGATCAGCAAACTGGCTACTATTCAGCAAAAAAGCTTGTATGGAGGCGTAGTTTACCACGATGGGCAGTTTGATGATGCCCGTTTGGCCATAAACCTGGCCCAAACCGCTTTAGAGCAGGGTGCAACGGTACTTAACTATTTTAAAGTATCTAAACTTTTAAAAAGCGTTAAGGATAAAATTACCGGAGTTACTGCAACTGATATAGAAACCGGGGTAAGCTACGCCATCAAAGGCAAAACTGTAATTAACGCTACAGGGGTTTTTGTTGATGATATTTTAAACATGGATAAACCCGAAAGAAAGCCCATGGTTAAGCCCAGCCAGGGTGTGCACATTGTGCTCGACAGATCGTTTATGCCGGGCGAAGATGCCTTAATGATTCCTAAAACGGATGATGGCCGTGTACTTTTTGCTGTGCCATGGCATGATAAGCTGGTGGTAGGTACTACCGATACGCCTATTGATGAGCATAGCCTTGAACCAAAGGCTTTGCCCGAAGAAATTGATTTTATTATGCGTACCGCTGCCAAATATTTAACCAAAGCGCCTACCCGTAAAGATGTGCTCAGTGTATTTGCGGGCCTGCGCCCGCTGGCTGCTCCGGAAAGCGGATCCTCAAAAACCAAAGAGATCTCCCGCAGCCATAAACTGATTGTTTCTGATTCTGGTTTGGTTACCATAACTGGCGGCAAATGGACCACCTACCGCCGCATGGGCGAGGATACCGTTGATAAAGCTATTGCGGTTGGCGGTTTAAGCCCCCGGGCAACCAAAACCAAAACATTGCAGATACACGGCAGCAAAACTGATGTTGACCGCAACAACCACCTGTATGTTTACGGTAGTGATGAGGCTGCATTACTTGCTTTAGCCAACGAAAACCCCGAATGGAAACAGAAGCTGCACCCCCGCATGCCATACATCAAGGCCGAAGTAATTTGGGGCGTAAGATATGAAATGGCCCGCAACGTGGAGGATATTTTAGCCAGAAGAGTGCGTGCCCTGTTTTTAGATGCCCGCGCGGCTATTGACATGGCACCGCTGATTGCTGATTTGATGGCGCCTGAATTAAATAAAGACGATACCTGGAAAAAAGAACAGGTAAACAGTTTTATTAAAATGGCGCAAACCTATTTGTTAGAGCCATACCAACCAACAACCTGA
- a CDS encoding DeoR/GlpR family DNA-binding transcription regulator gives MRSITERHQHILKKLNEAGYVNVQELSDEMKVSHVTIRKDLKLLEDKKLLFRTHGGGSKTNPYISDQPVEEKEQLHASEKQLIAQAAAKMIGDNDSIIIASGTTMLALARAIHPKIHHLTVITSALNVALELSHRQHVEVLQLGGQIRPSSSSVMGPYAEQILNDVSCSILFLGVDGIDLETGLTTTNLMEARLNQKMIDAAQITVVLADSSKFGRRGLGKICGLEHVQHIITDGGIAAATVKILEDKGVNVTIVA, from the coding sequence ATGAGAAGTATAACCGAAAGACATCAGCACATTTTAAAAAAGCTAAATGAAGCAGGCTATGTGAATGTGCAGGAACTGAGTGACGAAATGAAAGTTTCGCACGTTACCATTCGCAAGGATTTAAAATTACTTGAGGATAAAAAACTACTTTTCCGTACGCATGGCGGCGGATCAAAAACCAATCCGTATATCAGCGATCAGCCGGTTGAAGAGAAAGAACAATTGCATGCCAGCGAAAAACAACTGATTGCCCAAGCTGCGGCAAAAATGATAGGCGATAACGATTCGATCATCATCGCATCCGGCACCACCATGCTGGCGCTGGCCAGGGCCATCCACCCGAAAATTCATCACCTTACCGTAATTACTTCGGCATTAAACGTAGCGCTCGAACTCTCGCACCGTCAGCATGTAGAGGTACTGCAGCTTGGCGGCCAAATAAGGCCGAGCTCATCGTCGGTTATGGGCCCGTATGCCGAGCAGATTTTAAACGACGTATCGTGTAGTATACTTTTTTTGGGTGTGGATGGGATTGACCTGGAAACCGGGCTTACCACCACAAACCTGATGGAGGCACGCCTAAATCAGAAAATGATCGATGCCGCGCAGATCACAGTTGTACTGGCCGACAGCTCGAAATTTGGCCGCCGCGGATTGGGTAAAATATGCGGACTGGAACATGTGCAGCATATTATAACCGATGGCGGTATAGCCGCAGCTACCGTTAAGATACTGGAGGATAAAGGCGTAAATGTTACTATAGTGGCTTGA
- a CDS encoding ATP-binding protein, whose product MNITRYFNNKFQGVLSREQDTLSKARIRILAQAILAFMFLCVAIIIFSLITHRITVAIRMAIFLILFATTLGLLLSKVHWRITGHLFLVCITLLIWSNALIFRQGVTLITVQYTILVITGGYYILDAKWGLIYSLASIIPVIVLIILQYFLDYRFPTQTINSNQYAFVFVLVFNFILLVFIHYHFFKAFRKSNLREQKLKQHLEQALKAAEELAAAKTNFLSTMSHELRTPLNAVIGMTNILSIENRQPEQIENLEILRFSAANLMAIINDILDFNKIDAGSVKLENHEFSPGELLKNVFGAFRAKAVAKEIGFNYLPDLTLNTIILKGDAIRLTQILFNLLENAVKFTQSGYISFQVESSYNKPAIATIRFVVADTGIGIPLDKQAKIFDPFVQESSETSRQYHGTGLGLTIVNRLLALHNSKLNFTSQEGQGTTFSFELNYPIVIPEINGIVQTEKNSISIARMKILIAEDNAINVIVLKKLLKNWDIFPDVADNGQQAVDAYRHSDYDVILMDINMPVMDGFEAAKTIKEMHLDKRDPIPIIAVTASIGTDVERLSSNPYLDDYLFKPFEPENLKEKLENIMRAKSKNN is encoded by the coding sequence ATGAATATTACCCGTTATTTCAACAATAAGTTTCAAGGGGTATTATCCCGAGAACAGGATACGCTCTCCAAAGCGAGGATCCGCATATTGGCTCAAGCCATATTAGCGTTCATGTTTTTATGCGTGGCTATCATCATCTTCAGTTTGATAACACACCGTATCACCGTGGCTATACGGATGGCTATCTTTTTAATTCTTTTTGCCACCACTTTGGGCCTCCTGTTATCCAAAGTACACTGGCGAATAACCGGGCATTTGTTTTTGGTTTGTATTACTTTGCTCATTTGGTCTAACGCGCTCATTTTTCGCCAGGGAGTTACGCTCATAACCGTGCAATATACTATCCTCGTTATCACCGGTGGCTATTACATTCTTGACGCAAAATGGGGACTTATTTATTCGTTAGCCAGCATTATCCCTGTTATAGTACTCATCATCCTCCAGTATTTTCTTGATTACCGGTTTCCCACACAAACCATAAATTCTAACCAGTATGCATTCGTTTTTGTACTGGTGTTTAATTTTATACTGTTGGTATTTATTCATTATCATTTTTTTAAGGCATTCAGAAAAAGCAACCTTCGGGAGCAAAAATTAAAACAACACCTGGAGCAGGCACTAAAAGCGGCAGAAGAACTGGCGGCCGCCAAAACCAATTTCCTCTCCACGATGTCGCATGAGTTGCGCACACCTTTGAATGCTGTAATTGGAATGACCAACATTTTATCTATCGAAAATAGACAGCCTGAGCAAATTGAGAACCTGGAGATCCTACGTTTTTCGGCGGCCAACCTGATGGCCATTATTAACGACATACTGGATTTTAATAAGATTGACGCCGGAAGCGTGAAGCTTGAAAACCACGAATTTAGCCCGGGCGAATTACTTAAAAATGTATTTGGCGCATTTAGGGCCAAGGCTGTAGCTAAGGAAATTGGTTTTAATTATTTACCCGATTTAACACTCAACACCATCATTTTAAAAGGCGACGCCATTCGCTTAACTCAAATTCTTTTCAACCTGCTCGAAAACGCGGTGAAATTTACTCAGAGCGGTTACATTAGCTTTCAGGTTGAAAGCAGTTATAACAAGCCAGCTATAGCCACCATCCGTTTTGTGGTTGCAGATACCGGCATAGGCATACCACTTGATAAACAGGCCAAAATTTTCGATCCTTTTGTGCAGGAATCTTCAGAAACCAGCAGGCAATATCATGGAACAGGACTGGGGCTAACTATTGTAAACAGATTGTTAGCACTGCATAACAGCAAACTCAATTTTACAAGCCAGGAAGGCCAGGGTACTACTTTTAGTTTTGAGCTGAATTATCCTATAGTTATCCCCGAAATTAACGGCATCGTTCAAACTGAAAAAAACAGCATCTCCATTGCGCGTATGAAGATTTTGATAGCAGAAGATAATGCCATTAATGTTATAGTATTAAAAAAACTGTTAAAAAACTGGGATATTTTTCCGGATGTTGCCGATAATGGACAGCAAGCCGTAGATGCCTACAGGCATAGCGATTATGATGTGATCCTGATGGACATCAACATGCCCGTGATGGACGGCTTTGAGGCGGCCAAAACAATTAAAGAGATGCACCTTGATAAAAGGGACCCTATCCCTATTATTGCCGTAACCGCATCGATAGGGACGGATGTTGAACGATTGAGTAGCAACCCATACCTGGATGATTACCTGTTTAAGCCATTTGAGCCAGAGAATTTAAAAGAAAAACTGGAAAACATTATGAGGGCTAAAAGTAAAAATAACTGA
- the glpK gene encoding glycerol kinase GlpK — translation MEEYILALDQGTTSSRAIVFDHTGKIRSVAQKEFTQIFPQSGWVEHDPNEIWSTQAGVAAEATVKMGINGTNIKAIGITNQRETTIVWDRATGEPVYNAIVWQDRRTAAFCDELKKDGKEDLIRSKTGLVIDSYFSGTKIKWILDNVEGARARAEAGELAFGTVDSWLVWKFTRGHVHVTDITNASRTMLFNIRTQQWDDELLALLDVPKSMLPEVKQSSEIYGETATTIFASKIPIAGIAGDQSAALFGQMCIEKAMVKNTYGTGCFMLMNIGDEFIESKNNLLTTVAWKINGKIQYAFEGSIFIGGAVVQWLRDGLGIIKSSSEVEDLALSVPDTQGVYFVPAFAGLGAPYWKPDVRGTIVGLSRGTTSGHIARAATESIAYQTMDVLKAMEADSGMEIKELRVDGGATANDLLMQFQSNILNCKVIRPTIVETTALGAAYLAGLAVGFWKNVEEIQQLWKTEKEFVPKDDLSNIKKGIHGWKKAIHAAQSWTDDVPEDDLV, via the coding sequence ATGGAAGAGTACATTTTAGCCCTCGATCAGGGCACTACGAGCAGCCGTGCTATTGTATTTGATCATACCGGGAAAATAAGATCTGTTGCTCAAAAGGAATTTACACAGATTTTTCCGCAATCCGGATGGGTGGAACACGATCCGAACGAGATCTGGTCAACCCAGGCTGGGGTAGCGGCCGAAGCTACTGTTAAGATGGGAATTAACGGTACCAATATCAAAGCCATAGGCATCACCAATCAGCGCGAAACAACAATAGTTTGGGACAGAGCCACCGGCGAGCCGGTTTACAATGCCATTGTTTGGCAAGACAGGCGAACCGCAGCCTTTTGCGATGAATTGAAGAAAGATGGAAAAGAAGATTTGATCCGCTCAAAAACCGGGCTGGTGATTGATTCTTATTTCTCGGGTACCAAAATCAAATGGATACTGGACAATGTAGAAGGCGCACGTGCAAGGGCCGAAGCAGGGGAACTGGCGTTTGGCACCGTGGATAGCTGGTTGGTTTGGAAATTTACCCGTGGCCATGTACATGTTACCGATATTACCAACGCCAGCCGTACCATGCTTTTTAATATCCGTACCCAGCAATGGGACGATGAATTATTGGCCCTGCTGGATGTTCCGAAAAGTATGCTGCCCGAAGTAAAGCAATCAAGTGAAATATACGGCGAAACAGCCACCACTATATTTGCCTCAAAAATACCTATCGCAGGCATAGCCGGCGATCAATCGGCCGCACTTTTTGGCCAGATGTGTATTGAAAAGGCCATGGTTAAAAATACCTACGGTACAGGCTGTTTTATGCTGATGAACATCGGCGACGAGTTTATCGAATCAAAAAACAATTTATTGACCACTGTTGCCTGGAAAATAAACGGAAAGATTCAGTACGCTTTTGAGGGAAGCATATTTATTGGAGGCGCTGTGGTGCAATGGCTACGTGATGGTTTGGGGATTATCAAATCATCATCGGAAGTTGAAGATTTGGCATTAAGCGTGCCAGATACGCAAGGGGTTTATTTTGTGCCGGCTTTTGCGGGCCTGGGTGCCCCTTACTGGAAGCCCGATGTACGTGGTACCATTGTAGGTTTAAGCCGCGGTACCACCTCGGGCCATATCGCCCGCGCGGCAACAGAATCTATCGCTTACCAAACCATGGATGTTTTAAAAGCCATGGAAGCAGATTCGGGTATGGAAATTAAAGAGTTAAGGGTTGATGGCGGTGCTACAGCTAACGATCTGTTGATGCAGTTTCAATCCAATATACTAAATTGTAAAGTAATACGGCCCACCATTGTTGAAACAACAGCTCTGGGTGCCGCTTACCTGGCCGGACTGGCCGTTGGATTCTGGAAAAATGTGGAGGAGATACAGCAGCTTTGGAAAACAGAAAAGGAATTTGTTCCGAAGGATGATCTTTCAAACATTAAAAAGGGGATACACGGATGGAAAAAGGCCATCCATGCTGCCCAAAGCTGGACCGACGACGTTCCGGAAGATGACCTGGTTTAA
- a CDS encoding MIP/aquaporin family protein, with protein sequence MTPFIAELIGTMLMILLGDGVVANVVLNDTKGNNSGWMVITTAWGLAVFVGVTVAGPYSGAHLNPAITIGLAIAGKFAWAQVIPYIIAQFLGAFLGAFLVWVMYYDHFKRTNNPASILAVFCTGPAVRNYVSNIASEIIGAFVLIFTVFYITGAEITPTKTAIGLGSVGALPVALLVWVIGLSLGGTTGYAINPARDLGPRIIHALLPMKNKGSSDWAYSWIPILGPLVGVTLAALLYLQIHI encoded by the coding sequence ATGACTCCATTTATTGCAGAGTTGATTGGCACCATGCTAATGATACTCTTAGGCGATGGCGTAGTAGCCAACGTGGTTTTGAATGATACCAAAGGGAATAACAGCGGCTGGATGGTGATTACCACCGCCTGGGGTTTGGCCGTTTTTGTAGGAGTAACCGTTGCCGGCCCTTACAGCGGTGCGCACTTAAACCCAGCCATTACCATAGGGCTGGCCATTGCAGGCAAGTTTGCCTGGGCACAAGTAATACCGTATATTATAGCCCAGTTTTTGGGCGCTTTTCTGGGTGCGTTTTTGGTATGGGTAATGTATTACGATCATTTTAAACGTACTAATAACCCGGCTTCTATTTTAGCCGTTTTTTGTACAGGGCCCGCAGTTCGCAATTATGTATCAAACATAGCCAGCGAAATTATAGGTGCCTTTGTACTGATATTTACCGTTTTTTACATTACCGGTGCCGAGATAACGCCAACCAAAACCGCCATAGGCCTGGGTTCGGTTGGGGCCTTGCCGGTAGCTTTGCTGGTATGGGTAATAGGTTTATCATTAGGTGGTACAACAGGTTATGCCATCAACCCCGCCCGTGATTTAGGGCCGCGCATTATCCATGCCCTTTTACCGATGAAAAACAAAGGTAGCAGCGACTGGGCCTACTCGTGGATCCCCATTCTGGGGCCGCTTGTTGGGGTAACACTTGCAGCTTTACTTTATCTCCAGATCCATATTTAA
- a CDS encoding lipopolysaccharide biosynthesis protein, translated as MGIIQQQTLKGTFYSYLGVLIGFITISVLQPHALTTEQVGLTRILLSFSLLFAQFAALGFNGTARYFPYFRDKEKEHHGYLFLSCLVSGVGMLLFAIGAYVFKDEVIGSDSSSEILFNRYYWCLIPLTFFTLYFNVFELYARVLYNAISGKILREFTKRLFVLIAVLAIYFKLVDFHTFIIIWLFANIVPTFIMLWVLIRDKHFFFKPNFKFIDKPLRSKLVNISFFFILAGSASILVDNIDVYIVNLKLGLSDTGIYAIASYFATLISLPARSLYGISGVIITDAWKDNDLDTIKSIYKKSCITQIITSLFLFIMIWANIDNIFHLLPAKYASGRYVIFFIGLGYLIDSAAGVNNVIISGSKYFRFDFYSYLVLIVIVVISNLIFIPLYGITGTAIASGMSLLIFNLFRFVFLLIVYKMQPFTIQSAYTLLMGVSIYFLSVWIVPHFDNFIVDLLVRSAFITILYGGCTYLFNLSDDITYLLKGYANKLLPPK; from the coding sequence ATGGGGATTATACAACAACAGACTTTAAAAGGTACTTTTTATTCATATTTAGGTGTTCTTATTGGTTTTATCACAATTAGCGTTTTGCAGCCCCATGCTTTAACCACCGAGCAAGTGGGGCTTACTAGAATATTACTCTCTTTTTCTTTGTTATTCGCCCAGTTTGCAGCACTCGGTTTTAACGGAACAGCCCGATATTTTCCTTATTTCCGTGATAAGGAAAAAGAACATCACGGATATTTGTTTCTCTCTTGCCTGGTATCCGGCGTTGGTATGCTTCTATTTGCCATAGGCGCTTACGTATTTAAGGATGAGGTGATAGGGTCGGACTCGAGTTCAGAAATACTCTTTAATAGGTATTACTGGTGCCTGATTCCCCTTACTTTTTTTACTCTTTATTTTAACGTGTTTGAACTATATGCCCGTGTTTTATACAATGCAATCTCGGGGAAGATATTGAGGGAGTTTACCAAGCGGCTTTTTGTTTTAATTGCCGTCCTGGCAATTTATTTTAAGCTTGTTGATTTTCACACCTTTATAATCATTTGGTTATTTGCTAATATCGTCCCAACTTTTATTATGTTATGGGTACTAATTCGTGATAAGCATTTCTTTTTTAAGCCTAATTTTAAATTTATCGATAAACCGCTGAGGAGCAAACTGGTTAATATCTCCTTTTTCTTCATCCTGGCAGGCTCAGCATCTATATTGGTAGATAATATTGATGTTTATATTGTTAATTTGAAATTAGGTTTGAGTGATACGGGTATTTACGCCATTGCATCGTATTTTGCCACTTTAATTTCGCTGCCAGCAAGGTCGTTGTATGGTATCAGTGGCGTTATTATTACCGATGCCTGGAAAGATAACGATCTTGATACGATCAAATCAATCTATAAAAAGAGCTGTATAACGCAAATAATAACTTCCCTGTTCCTGTTTATCATGATATGGGCCAATATCGATAACATTTTTCATTTGTTACCAGCTAAGTATGCTAGCGGGAGATACGTCATCTTTTTTATCGGGTTGGGATACTTAATTGATTCAGCAGCCGGGGTAAACAACGTCATCATTTCTGGCTCGAAGTATTTCAGGTTCGATTTTTACTCGTACCTGGTTTTGATTGTAATTGTAGTGATAAGCAACCTGATATTTATACCGTTGTATGGTATTACCGGGACAGCTATAGCCAGCGGTATGTCGCTATTGATTTTTAACCTGTTTAGGTTTGTATTTTTACTAATTGTATACAAAATGCAGCCCTTTACTATTCAAAGTGCTTACACTCTGTTAATGGGTGTGTCCATCTATTTCTTGTCTGTGTGGATAGTGCCTCATTTTGATAATTTTATTGTTGACTTGCTGGTACGCAGTGCTTTTATTACCATCCTGTACGGTGGGTGTACGTATCTATTTAACCTGTCTGACGATATTACTTATCTGCTAAAAGGTTATGCTAATAAGCTGCTGCCCCCAAAATAA
- a CDS encoding LamG domain-containing protein, which translates to MKKQNKPITLWAIAILATAFTACQKPAKLNPSTSADGTKSNTLTTQSLTNGLIAYWPLDGNASDVSGNGHNGTTYNVTSVADRFGNANSAYHFNGSTSYISVADNAALRLNGTDFTINAWVKLDTYNSSFGSEVVDKRLPGGNTGYTFSINGYANTVSPLGTFGWGGGATSTVAIDTAQWHMITVVYTASSQEIKLYKDGVYNNTTSSMASPLSTNNATLYIGCDNPTISSPGYFFNGSMDDIRIYGKALDANTIGDIYGAPNVNTGLIAYWAFDGNANDFSGNNNNGTLHNVTPVADRNGNANSAYHFNGSNSFISVADNTALRLSGTDFTINAWVKLDDYNASYGSEVVDKRLPGGNTGYTFSINGYANTVSPLGTFGWGGTSTVALDTTQWHMVTAVYTVATQEVKLYKDGVYNNTTSSIASPLSTNNATLYIGCDNPIISSPGYFFNGAMDDIRIYNRALDATAITQLHNTIN; encoded by the coding sequence ATGAAAAAACAAAACAAACCCATTACTTTATGGGCGATTGCCATTCTGGCTACCGCTTTCACAGCTTGCCAAAAACCGGCTAAACTAAATCCTTCTACTTCGGCTGACGGAACCAAGTCTAATACCTTAACAACCCAAAGCCTTACCAACGGGTTAATAGCCTATTGGCCATTAGACGGCAATGCATCGGATGTTTCGGGCAACGGCCACAACGGAACTACGTATAACGTAACATCCGTTGCCGATAGATTTGGAAATGCCAATAGTGCTTATCATTTTAATGGATCAACAAGCTATATTTCTGTAGCTGATAATGCCGCACTACGCTTAAACGGCACCGACTTCACCATTAACGCATGGGTTAAACTTGACACTTACAATTCATCTTTTGGATCCGAGGTGGTTGATAAGCGGCTTCCGGGTGGTAATACAGGCTACACTTTTTCCATTAACGGTTATGCTAATACAGTATCGCCTTTAGGCACATTTGGTTGGGGCGGAGGCGCAACAAGCACAGTTGCGATTGATACAGCTCAATGGCATATGATTACGGTTGTATACACGGCATCAAGCCAAGAGATAAAACTTTACAAAGATGGTGTTTATAATAACACCACAAGCTCTATGGCATCACCACTTTCAACTAATAACGCTACGCTATACATTGGCTGCGACAATCCCACAATTTCGAGTCCGGGGTATTTCTTTAACGGCTCAATGGATGACATCAGGATTTACGGCAAAGCCCTTGATGCAAATACAATTGGTGATATATATGGTGCACCGAATGTTAATACTGGACTAATTGCCTATTGGGCATTTGATGGCAATGCCAATGACTTCTCAGGCAATAACAATAATGGTACGCTACACAATGTAACCCCGGTTGCCGACAGAAACGGAAATGCTAACAGCGCTTATCATTTTAATGGATCAAACAGTTTTATTTCTGTAGCTGATAATACTGCGTTGCGGCTAAGCGGTACAGACTTCACTATTAACGCATGGGTTAAACTTGATGATTACAACGCCTCATATGGATCCGAGGTTGTTGATAAGCGATTGCCGGGCGGTAATACGGGTTACACTTTTTCCATTAATGGTTATGCTAACACAGTATCGCCCCTGGGCACGTTTGGTTGGGGTGGAACAAGCACAGTTGCACTTGATACAACTCAATGGCACATGGTTACAGCTGTATACACTGTAGCAACCCAAGAGGTAAAACTTTACAAAGATGGTGTTTATAATAATACCACAAGCTCCATAGCATCACCACTTTCAACCAACAATGCCACATTATATATTGGATGCGACAATCCCATCATTTCAAGTCCGGGATACTTCTTTAACGGCGCAATGGATGATATCAGAATTTATAACAGAGCTCTTGATGCAACCGCAATTACGCAGCTGCACAATACAATAAATTAG